From Aegilops tauschii subsp. strangulata cultivar AL8/78 chromosome 5, Aet v6.0, whole genome shotgun sequence:
GCATTTTCACGAAAATCTTGTTCACATGAGTAGCTACTTTGTTGAATTGTAGCTGAAGACACATATGCATTGAGGAGTTGTATGTTAATATGATGTAAGCTTCTAGTGTGAAGAGTAGCTAAACACACATTATAGGACACATTTTCTTTTAGGAAGTAAATCAGGTAAAACTAAAACATTTGGGCAACTTGACTAGCCATCAACAAACGCTTGTGGGGCGGTTGTGCCGGAGCGAGTACCACCCTAACTACCGCTCCAGGGTGATTCCTCTCTGTTTGGTGGCGTGGTACTGAGCGGTGGTTACACGGTAGTTCCAGTTATTGTATaatataagcggtactaccgctagaaGATCAAGCCGGAAGCAAAGTGATCGGCACCTTGCCAACTCCATATCGTGAAGATCAAGATGCCGCCCTCAATCCTTTGCCATATTATTTTTCTTCCATGCGAATTTCCTCAAGAACCATCACCAATTCACACAGGTGCTTGCCTAGACCGCtgctagccccccccccccccccccaactccGTCAACAAATCCCGCCAAATCTCCTCCGTTTTTAATTCTCCTCAATGGCCGGTGGTGCTGGCGGGCGTGGCGGGTTGCCTCCGCGCAAGCTTCCACGACACGACACGGAAGCTGGCAGCTCCAAACAGCCCGTTGTCGAGCCATGGTGCTCGAAGCAAGCGCCGCCACCAAGGAAAAGGCTGACCTCGCGAACACGCTCCGCAAGTCTGCCACCAAGTTCTACCTAAGCGTCGACGAGTTACCGTCAACTTTATGATTAATTTGTAGCGTGAAGTATGTATTTCCTATGTATGTAGTATGgttgtgatgaactattttcttGCGCGGAGATATTTTTAAATATACAGTATGAGATTTACGGGATTTGTTCCACCGAGGCCTTTATGTTCCCGCAAAATCATTTTCAAGGAAACCTAAATCGATGGGCAGTACCGGATTTTAGCGAATGTGCTCGAGATGCTCttagagcaagtataataaggTGATATAGGCGGGCTGTAAGGTTTTAAATATTATATCTTTGCTGAGTTGGatgagagagaggaggagagagaaggtaagcgggctgtAGAATTACAGTCGACTGTAGCACGGGCACCAAGAAGCTATATGAGAGTGTATGGTGGATCATGTGGTAGAAAAATAGTACTTTTTTGTAGCCCACTACTGTACATGTTGGCTATTCTATGGCTATAGATGACAAGGCAACATGTATGCTCTTAGAGGTTCAGTTAGAGGAGACATTTTATCGCCATCCTGCCATCAATGATAGAGCCAAGTGTCGCCCGCCCATCACTCAGATCAAATTCGTTGGCGGTTTTTCAAAATCCTAAACTGAGTGTGCAACTGGTACATAAAGTCAATCAAGAGTTCCAAGTTCCGAGGAGCTACTATACTATGGCACCGTGTACACTTTCGATCGACCTACTCCTCCTAGACTTTACGCCAGTCCGCGAGGAACCTTTTGCTCCACATACCTCGCCTCCTCCCGATCCGCTCATGAAGCCGCCGCTGCTGTCGCTCGCCGTCGTCCTCATCTCGTGCCTCATGTATAACACGGGCGCCTCCGGCGTCCCCGAGGCCGACCACCACGCACAGCGGTTCCATTCCATCTTCAGCTTCGGCAGCTCGTACTCGGACACGGGCAACTTCGTCCTCCTGTCCGCCGGCTTCCCCTTCAGCCCCTTCAACAACTCTCCCTACGGGGAGACCTTCTTCCGTCGCCCCACCGGCCGGCCTTCCGACGGCCGCCTCATCATCGACTTCATCGGTACGGTACAAATTTTCTGCATGTCAAGTAAATAGTCGCTGAATACATGCCGCGTTCTTGCTGATTTCTTGTTTGCACATGATATGCGCAGCGGAGGCGCTGGAGCTCCCGCTGGTGCCGCCTTTCATGTCCAAGGCAGGGAACTTCACCCAAGGAGCCAACTTCGCCATCGTCGGCGGCACGGCGCTTGACGTCGGGTTCTTCCTGCGGCACAACTCTGGTAGCGTGCCGCCGTTCCGGAGCTCCCTGCGCGCGCAGATAGGGTGGTTCCGGAAGGTCGTGAAGCAGTCGCTCAGCTGCAACACCACCGCACAATGCAGGGAGCGCCTCGCGAGGTCTCTGTTCGTGGTAGGCGAGTTGGGCCTCACCGACTACAGCTACATCCTCTCCGGCGGGAAGAGCCTGCAGGAGGCCAAGTCCTTTGTGCCGGACGTTGTGCAGGCCATCATCAGAGGCGTCGAGGTGACAGACACTCCACTTCGTGGCAAATTACTTGTCACTTTGCACGTTCCTTCTTAATTATATATGCTTAATTAGCACTTTGATACGTGCAGAGGCTCGTGGAGGAAGGAGCGAGGTACGTGGTAGTATCAGGGACGCCGCCGATGGGGTGCACGCCGATGGCGCTGACAAAATACGCCGTGGCGGCGAACGCGACGGAGTACGACCGCCGGACGGGGTGCCTGCGGCGGCTCAACGGCCTCTCGCAGTACCATAACTGGATGCTGCAGGAGAGCGTGAGGCGCGCGCGTGTGAAGTACCCGGGGACGACGCTGGTGTATGCCGACTACCACAAGCCCGTGGCGCGGCTCATCCGGCGCCCGGGAAAGCTCGGTAATTAAGTTTTCTCTCGGACTCCATTCTTTCGGCGTCGTTAGTCTTGATTCATTTGCTAGAAACAAGGCACATTTTAgtttcatttctcgattgtacgTAGTGTTGATCGATCGTGATCAGGATAGCTGCTAGCTGTAGCAATGTATAGTCTTGCATGCATGTGTGATCTCTGACTACTAGCTAGTAGTTCATCATGTGGCGACGTGACCACGAATTCACGCGCGCAGTGGCCTT
This genomic window contains:
- the LOC109732539 gene encoding GDSL esterase/lipase At5g45910, encoding MKPPLLSLAVVLISCLMYNTGASGVPEADHHAQRFHSIFSFGSSYSDTGNFVLLSAGFPFSPFNNSPYGETFFRRPTGRPSDGRLIIDFIAEALELPLVPPFMSKAGNFTQGANFAIVGGTALDVGFFLRHNSGSVPPFRSSLRAQIGWFRKVVKQSLSCNTTAQCRERLARSLFVVGELGLTDYSYILSGGKSLQEAKSFVPDVVQAIIRGVERLVEEGARYVVVSGTPPMGCTPMALTKYAVAANATEYDRRTGCLRRLNGLSQYHNWMLQESVRRARVKYPGTTLVYADYHKPVARLIRRPGKLGFTAEPLRACCGGGGRYNYNMDGSACGLPGATACSDPSTHLFWDGIHYTEAANKYIAHGWLTGLYAHPAILSLPQ